Genomic DNA from Deltaproteobacteria bacterium:
AATGGATTTGTTCTGCAATAGGCCGCGTAGTAAAGTCGTCGAAGGTTTTGACAAAACGATCGTGTAAGGCCGGACCAAAGGAACGGATCCGATGGCGAGAGAGCAGTTTACACTGTTTGACGACAGTGTCGGCCTTTCAGAAAAAGAGCAGGGCTTGACGTTGGTCACGCGGCTCGGCGAGCGGCTCACCAAAGCGCAGGCGCTGGATGCCACTAACGCGAAGATGGAAGCGCACATTGCTGACCTTAAATCCGGCGATGGACTTGGGATACTTAAGGCGGTGATCCACGGCTATCACAAAGACGCTGCGCAACGAAAGGTGGTAGTGAATCGGGCGATCGGTGCGATTGACAGCCATAGGTGCCGGCGTTAGAAATCGAATAGAGATAAGGCCGAAACCAAGTTTGGAGAGCCATCAATGAAGAAGCTCGTATTGGAAACCACTTCACCTTTTCAGGGACTGCCTGAGCTCGTGGCCTACGACGAAGGACTGTTCGAGAAGGAAGGGTTACAGATCGAATGGGCCGACCGCGACGAAGCTGGCGTCAAGGAGGTCAACGAGCACGTCGATTCGACCAAAGGTGTCACGCCATTCGCCAGCCACGGAACTCTATTCGAGCAAGGCAAGGCCGACATGTACAACGCTTGTGAATGGGGCAACTATTGCCGCGTCGGCGCCACCTCGGCGGGTAGCCGGCAAATCGGCCGGCGCGCCATCATTACCTATGCTGCCATCGTGGTGCGGCCGCAGTCGCCGGTGCTCGTGCCGCAGCAGCTCGCCAACCGCACGGTGGGCGTGCCGTTCTTTGCGGGCACGCACTACATCGCGCTGCATTTGCTGGAAGGTTTTTTGACTCGCGATCAGATCAAGGTCGTCCGCGCCCCTAGCGGGTCGCGCAACCGCTACAACATGATGATGAAGGGTGAGATCGAAGCGACGACATTGACGGAGCCCTATCTATCACTGGCCGAAAAGAACGGTTGCCGGGCGCTCTGCGGCGCATTTTTTCATGGCACTGAAGTCGCCTCCGACAAAGTGGACGCCGAGACTTACGCGGCGTTCAACCGCGCCGTGCGCGAAGCGGTGCGGCGGATCAACGCCAACAAGAAAGCCTACATGCACTACTTCATCGACTATCACAAAGCCAAAGACCCCGAGATCGGCACACTGAAAGTCGAAGACCTGCGCGAAAGCCGTCTGCTGGTGACCGACCCGGCGCCGATTCCGGCCGACGAGCTGCAGCGCACCTACGAATGGGTCAAGAGCTGGGGCATGCTCGAAGAAACCGAGACGCCGCTGGCGCTGGTCAACTTGGATGTGCAGCAGAAGGCGCACGCGAACGCGTCAGCGCCAGGAGATATCTCTTAGCGCTCGGCGCGTAAGCCGGGGCTGCTCGACTTTGCGCTCGTGCGCGGTGGGCTCGCCGCAGGCTTGAACGGCACGGTAAAACAAAACGTCGACCCCGCTCCCGGTTGGGACTCGACCCAAATTTTGCCGCCGTGGCCTTCAACAATTTTCTTGCAGACCGATAGACCCATACCCGTGCCGGGGTACGCTTCGGTGGTATGGAGGCGCTCGAAGATGGCAAAAATCCGCTCGGTAAACTCTGGCTCGATGCCGACGCCGTTATCCTTCACTTTGAAGCACCAAAAGCCGTAGTCCTTGCCGCAGCTCACATGCACCCGCGGCACGCCGCTGGCGCAGTATTTGATCGCGTTGCGCAGTAGGTTTTCTAACAGCTGCCCGAGCTGCGCCTCGTCGGCTTCGATGACGGGGAGTTTGTCGTGGGTTACGACGGCGCCCTTTTCGCTCATGGCGGTGCGCAGCCGTTCCAGGATTTTTCGGAGCACCGCGGCGCTATCGACCGGGGCGAATGTCCTCCCATGGTTAGCCGCAACCCGGGCGTAGCCCAGCACATCGCTGATCATCGTGTGCATGCGCTTGGCGCCGTCAAGGGTGTGATGGATGCATTCCTGTGCGGTGGCGTCCAGCTTGGGGGCGTAGTTTTTCGCCAAGTGGTTGATGGAGCTGGCGACCACGCGCAAAGGCTCCTGTAAGTCGCGCGACAACGCGTGTGCCAGTTGCTCGATTTCGTAGGTGGATCGAGTGATTTCCGTGGCATGATCGGTGAGTTTCTGCCCGGCGATGTCGAGCTTGAGCCCCTGCTCGCGGTTTTGCTCCTGCAAGCGAAGGTTTTCCAGGGCGAGCGCGACGCCGCTGGCCAGTTGTTGCAGGAGCTCCAATTCGCCGGACAAATTTCCGGTGGAGCGGGACAGCAGGCGCAAGACACCGACAGTTTTATTGTTCCGGCTAATGAGCGGCACACCCAAGTAGCCTTTGACGCCGCGCCGGCCGAGCTGCACGGGGGCAGCCGTGTCGGCGGTCGTTCCGATATCTTGGATGAGCAGCGGTTGGCGGTTTTTGAAAATCCATTCGCTGTCCTGCGCCGTTTTCTTGCCGATAGGCATCCCCTCGGCGTCCGCGCCGGTGAGGGCTTTGAGTTGTTCTTTGTCCCAAACTTCGATTTCGACGATGTCGACATTCAACAGATCACGAGCTTTGTCCTGCAGTTTTTTGGTTAAGGCACCGAAGTCGAGCTGCATAGCATCGCCGGCGAGCTCGCCGACGAGTTTCTCGACTTTTTCGCGGCGCGCGCGCTCCTGGTGGGCGCGGCGGATGATCGATCTCAGGAAGAAAGCAAGGCCGAAGGCGAGGAGGCCGCTCAGGGCCAGGGCCAAAACGGTATAGCGTATCTGGCGTTGCACTGGGGCGAGGATAGCCTGGCTGTCTAGGAAAATTTCAACGGCGCCGCTTATCGCAGTGCCGGCGCCGGCGCGAATGGGCACGTAGACGTCGAGAAAGTCGCTTGGCCCAGCCTGCGCGAACATTTGTGTATCGTGCTCACGCCGCTCGAACGATGGCTGCCCCTCCTTCAGGACTCGCGCCAGGTCGCTGCGCTCGGGAAAACGTTTACCGATGAGCGGCTGGTGGTCTGAGAATAGGACACGCTGATCGCGGCTCCAAACCGCGATGCGTGCAACTTCCGGCGCGCTCAGCTCCTGCGCAAAGGCGCGCAGCTGGCGCTGCGCTGGTGCCGCCGTGGGCGTTCTGAAGTCTTCCGGCCGCAACATCCGCGCAGCGCTTTTCGCGACTGCGCTGTGATGGCGGCCAAACGCCTCTTCGAGGCGGGCTGTTTCGATGAAGTGCTTAGCGCTGCAAGCCGCGGCGAAAATCGCAGCGACTAACCCGAGCGCAACTGTGAACACGCTTTTGTGGAATAGGCTCAAACTTGTTCTGTCCTTCGAGTAACTTATGGCGTAAATCGACTAGAATCGGCGCGAGATTACTCGGCGCGCCGGACGAAGACTGGATTAACAAAAAACCTGCCAGGGATTCGATCTAGGATTCCCCGCAGTTTGGGGTGGGCTTAGCTAGCTGGGGTTTCCAGGGGGGAGTAATACCCCGCGGGCGAAATGCAGCGTTTGTTGGCGAGAGCGACTGGAACGTGAAAGCTCGCAAAAAAGATAAGACGTTCCCTAGAATCTAAAACCATGATTCGATGGGGCTGCCTTCGTCTTTGATTAGTCAGTAAGGAAGCTATGGCAAGGATCGGGCCGGCTATTGCAAGCGTGCGATAGCCGGCCGGCCGTTGTAGCTGGCCCCTGCGCGGAGGTCTCAGTTGCTGTCCGATCGTTGGTCCGGGTTTCCGGTCGGGCGACAGTGTTTGCGCCAGACGTCGGCCAAGTCCGACCCGGAGTTGAGATCGAGCTTTTGACCCGTGCGGGAGATCGCACAATCCGCTGTCATATCGGCCGGATTGTACAGCGTAAACTGCTGGAACCAATAACTGCCCTCGATCGGTTGCTCCTTGATGTCACGGATGAACGGCACATATGTGCTGCTGGCGCAGCCGCTCAGGAGCACCGCCGCAATGAACGTCGAAAGCTTTGGACGAATTAGGTTCTTCATAAGAGCCTCCTGAGAGATTCCTAC
This window encodes:
- a CDS encoding ABC transporter substrate-binding protein; its protein translation is MKKLVLETTSPFQGLPELVAYDEGLFEKEGLQIEWADRDEAGVKEVNEHVDSTKGVTPFASHGTLFEQGKADMYNACEWGNYCRVGATSAGSRQIGRRAIITYAAIVVRPQSPVLVPQQLANRTVGVPFFAGTHYIALHLLEGFLTRDQIKVVRAPSGSRNRYNMMMKGEIEATTLTEPYLSLAEKNGCRALCGAFFHGTEVASDKVDAETYAAFNRAVREAVRRINANKKAYMHYFIDYHKAKDPEIGTLKVEDLRESRLLVTDPAPIPADELQRTYEWVKSWGMLEETETPLALVNLDVQQKAHANASAPGDIS
- a CDS encoding GAF domain-containing protein translates to MSLFHKSVFTVALGLVAAIFAAACSAKHFIETARLEEAFGRHHSAVAKSAARMLRPEDFRTPTAAPAQRQLRAFAQELSAPEVARIAVWSRDQRVLFSDHQPLIGKRFPERSDLARVLKEGQPSFERREHDTQMFAQAGPSDFLDVYVPIRAGAGTAISGAVEIFLDSQAILAPVQRQIRYTVLALALSGLLAFGLAFFLRSIIRRAHQERARREKVEKLVGELAGDAMQLDFGALTKKLQDKARDLLNVDIVEIEVWDKEQLKALTGADAEGMPIGKKTAQDSEWIFKNRQPLLIQDIGTTADTAAPVQLGRRGVKGYLGVPLISRNNKTVGVLRLLSRSTGNLSGELELLQQLASGVALALENLRLQEQNREQGLKLDIAGQKLTDHATEITRSTYEIEQLAHALSRDLQEPLRVVASSINHLAKNYAPKLDATAQECIHHTLDGAKRMHTMISDVLGYARVAANHGRTFAPVDSAAVLRKILERLRTAMSEKGAVVTHDKLPVIEADEAQLGQLLENLLRNAIKYCASGVPRVHVSCGKDYGFWCFKVKDNGVGIEPEFTERIFAIFERLHTTEAYPGTGMGLSVCKKIVEGHGGKIWVESQPGAGSTFCFTVPFKPAASPPRTSAKSSSPGLRAER